A stretch of DNA from Pontiella agarivorans:
CAGCAGGCCCGCCGTATTCTGGACCGGCTTGTCGGTTTCCAGGGCAGTCCGGTAGTGCGCAAGCAGATCCGCGGAGCCCAGAGTGTCGGCCGCGTACAGACCGTGGCATTGCGATTGGTTGTTGAACGCGAGAACGAGATCGAAAATTTTAAGCCGGAAACGTATTTCACGGTCGGTGCCCAGGTGCGCAAACAGGAGCAGCCGCTGGATCCTTTTTCAGTGAAACTTGCACGGATTAATAATGAACCGATCGGCGTGAAAGACCGTAAATTGCTGCCGGGAGCCGTGAAGACGCAGGAGCAGCTGGAGGCTATTCAGAAAGAGCTCGATTCCAGCGCCATGAAAGTCAGTGATGTCATCACGAAAGAAGTGACCCGCCGGGCGCGTCCGCCGTTCATCACGTCCACGCTTCAACAGTCGGCTTCCGGTTCGCTGGGGTTTGCTCCGGCGCGTACGATGGGGATTGCGCAGAAGCTGTATGAAAGCGGATTGATCACTTATATGCGTACTGATTCGTTCAACATTGCAAAATCGGCGCAGGAGGAAGGCCGCGAGTTTATCAAGAGCAATTACGGCGCAGAGTACCTTCCGGAAAAACCGAATTTCTATAAGAGTAAAGGGGCCGCGCAGGAAGCCCATGAAGCCATCCGTCCGACGGATGTGACGGTTGAGCCGGGGCGGGAAGGGATTAAACTGGAAGCTGCTGAGCAGAAGCTCTATCGCCTGATCTGGGAGCGTTTCGTGGCCTCGCAGATGGTACCGGCAAAAATCAACCGACGTACGATTGAAGTCGAGGCCGGTTCGGAAAATACCTATCTGTTCCGCGCGACGGCATCCGAGATTGCGTTTCCCGGTTATATGAAGGCCTCCGGTATTGAAGCGGCTGCGGATAAGCCGAAAGAGGGAGAGGATAACGCCGAAACGGAAAAAATTCCGCCGCTCACCAAAGGAGAGGGGCTGGATGTGCTGGACTGGCTGACGGAACAGAAGGAAACGAAGCCGGTTGCCCGCTACACCGAGGCCTCGCTGATTCGGGCATTGGAAGAAAATGGTGTGGGCCGTCCGTCGACCTATGCGGCGATTATGTCGAAGCTCGACGAGCGCGAATATGTAATTAAGGAAAAGCGCTCGCTGATTCCGACGGATCTGGGCAAGGAACTGGTTACCCTGGTGCTGCGTACCGAGGCCAAACTGAAGCACGAGAATAAAATCGATTTGTTCGAAGCCCGCTTTACAGCCGATATGGAAACGAAGCTTGATGAAGTGGAGGAAGGTAAAATCGAGTGGACGGAGATGATGAAGGAGTTTTATCCGTCGCTCCTCGAATGGATCGAGCATGCGAAAGAAACGGCGGAGCCGGCTTTTGTTGAAAAATGTTTCCAGGCATTGGAAAATGTTACCGAGTGGGCGCCGGCGGTG
This window harbors:
- the topA gene encoding type I DNA topoisomerase, producing the protein MSKNLVIVESPAKAKKINQFLGKDYSVMASVGHVRDLPAKKLGVDVEKEFEPEYVSTARGKKVLKELKDEAKKCEKVYLAPDPDREGEAIAWHLYEALKKTVGEENFYRVTYNEITKPAILAAFEQPEQIDMDRVNAQQARRILDRLVGFQGSPVVRKQIRGAQSVGRVQTVALRLVVERENEIENFKPETYFTVGAQVRKQEQPLDPFSVKLARINNEPIGVKDRKLLPGAVKTQEQLEAIQKELDSSAMKVSDVITKEVTRRARPPFITSTLQQSASGSLGFAPARTMGIAQKLYESGLITYMRTDSFNIAKSAQEEGREFIKSNYGAEYLPEKPNFYKSKGAAQEAHEAIRPTDVTVEPGREGIKLEAAEQKLYRLIWERFVASQMVPAKINRRTIEVEAGSENTYLFRATASEIAFPGYMKASGIEAAADKPKEGEDNAETEKIPPLTKGEGLDVLDWLTEQKETKPVARYTEASLIRALEENGVGRPSTYAAIMSKLDEREYVIKEKRSLIPTDLGKELVTLVLRTEAKLKHENKIDLFEARFTADMETKLDEVEEGKIEWTEMMKEFYPSLLEWIEHAKETAEPAFVEKCFQALENVTEWAPAVKSGRRTYDDNKTFLDLKEKVAEGELLSKRQGEMLHKMCCRYMKQVPETLVKELELVEPEAVRGDTPRKLELLAKVKFDEPQKVGKRTYDDKKFVTSLGDQITMGKRLSERQVAYLDTLLTKYSDQIENFEAVKAEFKLGEKVEVEADPSTAPVLAMMEQVTEWAEPTKRGKREFNDKTFYESLSSQFKGKGSLSDRQLAALKKMAARYADQIPNYAEMQDQYGLPAPRKPKPKKEEAATEE